One Paenibacillus sp. FSL H7-0737 DNA segment encodes these proteins:
- a CDS encoding glycerophosphodiester phosphodiesterase has translation MQRIQNSKMYFIFIHIFLLILLCTSMYAYSPWIRTKVKEILEPADKIYTIAHRGASGYAPENTIPAFELAIDMDTDYIELDIQLTKDRVPVVIHDETINRTTNGTGYVKNYTLEQLSKLDAGSWFNEQYPMFAREQYAGLRIPTLEEVFERFGKEVDYMIEIKDPALYPNIETILNEQIEKYNLSDHVSVHSFSEASLRKLHSINPEIPLYQIVWYNIPVYKVPESFINRVKTYAVGISPNFQRINSSYVAQVKNSGLKVFPYTVNYQVNMDKAVVWGVDGVHTNFPDRFNEVIKNNKK, from the coding sequence ATGCAAAGGATTCAAAATTCTAAAATGTACTTTATATTTATTCACATATTTTTGTTGATCTTATTATGTACCTCAATGTATGCCTATTCTCCATGGATTCGTACTAAAGTGAAGGAAATTCTCGAGCCTGCGGACAAAATCTATACCATTGCTCATCGTGGCGCTTCGGGATATGCTCCTGAGAATACTATACCTGCATTCGAACTAGCCATTGATATGGATACCGATTATATCGAGTTAGACATTCAGTTAACTAAGGATCGTGTTCCTGTTGTTATTCACGATGAAACTATTAATCGTACGACAAATGGAACGGGGTATGTTAAGAATTATACTTTAGAGCAGCTTTCGAAATTAGACGCTGGCTCTTGGTTTAACGAACAATATCCCATGTTTGCTAGGGAACAATATGCTGGATTACGTATTCCGACGTTAGAAGAGGTATTTGAAAGGTTTGGAAAAGAAGTGGACTATATGATTGAGATTAAAGATCCTGCTTTGTATCCGAATATCGAAACCATATTAAACGAACAAATTGAAAAATATAATCTGTCTGATCATGTTTCCGTACATTCATTTAGTGAGGCGAGTTTACGTAAGCTTCATTCGATTAACCCAGAGATCCCGCTTTATCAAATTGTTTGGTATAATATTCCGGTTTACAAAGTACCAGAGTCTTTTATCAATCGGGTGAAAACTTATGCAGTTGGTATTAGCCCTAACTTTCAAAGAATAAATTCCTCCTATGTCGCACAGGTGAAAAATTCGGGTCTAAAGGTATTTCCATACACAGTGAATTATCAAGTGAATATGGACAAAGCCGTGGTTTGGGGCGTAGACGGGGTACATACCAACTTTCCTGACCGTTTTAATGAAGTGATTAAGAATAATAAGAAGTGA
- a CDS encoding helix-turn-helix domain-containing protein, producing MLDYDKHLQEPMDMPDPEFPIKVHTQRFNQEGVLLFPHHWHEHLEFLFIESGEAVFECGRTPINVRAGDLVAVNSNELHYGVSASSDLLYYAIIADTSLLHSAVSDAAETKFIAPIQQNQLLLRNHIRGDQHITDCALAIIRELELREFGYELAVKSELYRLLTLLLRRHIVTVLSQAEQERRIQTVERFAPVLRYIDTHYQEPIQVDELAALTGLSRFHFSRLFKELTGHTISEYINAVRLDRADYLLRHTQLTISEIATTTGFSDIYYFSRTFKKHRKVPPSSVRGF from the coding sequence ATGTTGGACTATGATAAACATCTACAGGAACCCATGGACATGCCGGATCCCGAGTTTCCGATTAAAGTACATACCCAGCGCTTCAACCAAGAGGGAGTTTTGTTGTTCCCACATCATTGGCATGAGCATCTTGAGTTTCTGTTTATCGAAAGCGGTGAGGCTGTTTTTGAATGCGGACGAACACCGATCAACGTACGGGCTGGTGATTTAGTTGCTGTGAACAGCAACGAGCTGCATTATGGGGTGAGCGCTTCTTCTGATTTATTGTATTATGCGATCATTGCAGATACTTCTTTGCTGCATAGTGCGGTAAGCGACGCTGCCGAGACCAAGTTCATCGCCCCGATTCAGCAGAACCAGCTGCTGTTACGTAATCATATCCGGGGAGATCAGCACATTACAGACTGTGCGCTGGCGATTATTCGGGAACTGGAACTTCGCGAATTCGGATATGAGCTGGCCGTGAAGTCCGAGCTATACCGCCTGCTAACGTTGCTATTGCGCAGACATATCGTCACCGTACTCTCACAGGCTGAGCAAGAAAGACGTATTCAAACCGTTGAACGCTTCGCACCTGTTTTGCGTTATATCGATACCCATTACCAGGAGCCCATTCAAGTTGACGAACTTGCGGCTCTAACAGGGCTAAGCCGCTTCCATTTCAGTCGTCTCTTCAAGGAATTAACTGGTCATACGATTTCGGAATATATAAATGCTGTCCGTTTAGACCGTGCAGATTATTTGCTAAGGCATACCCAGTTAACGATTTCTGAAATCGCTACCACAACTGGCTTCAGTGATATCTACTATTTCAGCCGGACTTTCAAAAAACATAGAAAAGTACCCCCAAGCAGTGTGAGAGGGTTCTAG
- a CDS encoding Gfo/Idh/MocA family protein — translation MDMIKIGVIGTGSISSMHLSAYRNNPQTIIYAVCDLNEERARAVAAEYNVENVYTDYRELLANSEIDAVSICTWNNSHAEISIAALEAGKHVLVEKPLCRTVEEALQVQQAVEKSGKILQVGFVRRYDSNAQLLQTLVEQGEFGEIYYAKATTFRRLGNPGGWFSDIERSGGGPLIDIGVHVIDLCWYLMGRPNPVSVSANTYRKLGNRSNIKNLSFYKAADYDAANNTVEDLANALIRFENGASLMVDVSFTLHAKEDERSVRLYGDKGGFEIDPEIVLVKEQSDTIVNIYPQTDHKGFEFNSAFQNEINHFANNISNGSTPISPVQDGVTIMKILGAIYESAAKGEEVKL, via the coding sequence ATGGATATGATCAAAATTGGCGTAATAGGAACCGGCTCTATCTCCAGCATGCACTTAAGTGCTTATCGGAATAATCCGCAGACAATCATATATGCGGTTTGTGACCTGAATGAAGAGCGTGCACGAGCTGTTGCTGCTGAGTATAACGTGGAGAACGTATACACGGATTATCGTGAATTGCTGGCTAATTCCGAAATAGATGCAGTCAGCATCTGCACATGGAACAACTCTCATGCTGAGATTAGCATCGCGGCACTTGAGGCAGGCAAACATGTACTTGTGGAAAAGCCCCTTTGCCGCACGGTGGAAGAAGCGCTTCAGGTTCAGCAGGCAGTGGAAAAGAGCGGTAAAATTTTGCAAGTAGGCTTTGTACGACGTTATGACTCTAATGCCCAGCTACTTCAGACATTGGTGGAACAAGGAGAATTCGGTGAAATCTACTATGCGAAGGCAACGACGTTCCGGAGACTTGGTAATCCCGGCGGCTGGTTCAGTGATATTGAACGCTCCGGCGGCGGACCATTAATTGATATCGGCGTCCATGTGATCGATCTATGCTGGTATTTGATGGGCCGTCCGAATCCAGTATCAGTAAGCGCCAATACTTACCGGAAGCTCGGCAATCGTTCCAATATCAAGAACCTTTCTTTCTATAAAGCCGCTGATTACGACGCAGCGAACAATACGGTGGAAGATTTAGCAAATGCACTAATTCGTTTTGAGAATGGAGCTTCGCTGATGGTTGATGTTAGCTTTACATTGCATGCCAAAGAAGACGAGCGCTCGGTCCGCCTGTACGGTGACAAGGGTGGGTTTGAAATTGATCCTGAGATAGTCCTCGTCAAAGAACAGTCGGATACGATCGTCAATATCTATCCGCAGACCGATCATAAGGGGTTTGAGTTCAACAGTGCATTCCAGAATGAGATTAATCACTTTGCGAACAACATCAGCAACGGCTCTACACCGATTAGTCCTGTGCAGGACGGCGTTACAATCATGAAGATTCTCGGCGCGATCTATGAATCCGCTGCCAAAGGCGAAGAGGTGAAACTATGA
- a CDS encoding sugar phosphate isomerase/epimerase family protein, with product MKLGISTYSLHSAFSTGELTLEGVIETIADLGAEHAEIVPLGINLVENPELIDQIVRTAAGRGLELSNYAIGANFAGLETAERQREVERVKREVDVCAALGIQRMRHDVASSNDLSITHFLEELPHLAEACREIADYAAGLGITTSVENHGYFIQHSDRVQALVHAVGRDNFRTTLDIGNFLCADENPLIAVTNNIKLASMVHFKDFYIRPQDRQPGEGWFQSTGGNWLRGAIVGQGDIDMPGVIRTVKESGYDGYISVEFEGMEECRKGTRLGLQYIKRVWNQN from the coding sequence ATGAAGCTAGGAATCAGTACCTACAGTTTGCATTCAGCTTTTTCAACAGGTGAGCTTACGCTTGAAGGAGTCATTGAGACAATCGCCGATCTGGGCGCGGAGCATGCGGAGATTGTACCCTTGGGCATCAATTTGGTTGAGAATCCTGAGCTAATTGATCAGATTGTACGTACGGCAGCAGGTCGTGGACTAGAGTTGTCTAATTATGCTATCGGGGCGAATTTTGCCGGTCTGGAGACAGCGGAAAGACAGCGTGAAGTCGAACGGGTAAAGCGGGAAGTAGACGTCTGTGCGGCATTAGGCATTCAGCGGATGCGGCATGATGTAGCCTCGTCAAATGATCTATCAATTACGCACTTTTTGGAAGAGCTTCCACATTTAGCTGAAGCCTGTCGGGAAATTGCCGATTATGCCGCAGGTTTGGGAATAACGACCAGTGTGGAGAATCATGGATACTTTATTCAGCACAGCGATCGTGTACAGGCGTTGGTTCACGCAGTAGGAAGAGATAACTTCCGTACAACACTCGACATTGGTAACTTCCTGTGCGCTGATGAGAATCCGCTTATTGCTGTGACTAACAATATTAAGCTTGCTTCGATGGTACATTTCAAAGATTTCTATATTCGTCCGCAGGATCGCCAACCTGGAGAAGGCTGGTTCCAGTCTACTGGTGGGAACTGGTTGAGGGGTGCCATCGTTGGTCAAGGAGACATCGATATGCCGGGCGTCATTCGAACCGTTAAGGAAAGCGGTTACGACGGATATATCTCTGTAGAATTTGAGGGAATGGAAGAGTGCCGTAAGGGGACAAGACTTGGGCTCCAATACATCAAGCGGGTTTGGAACCAAAACTAA
- a CDS encoding sugar phosphate isomerase/epimerase family protein produces MVKPIITNKIGVIVDSFQVGVKEGLRKAKEAGADGVQIYAVQGEFDPANLSPSARREWKEYIASLGLEISALVGDLGGHGFQDPAQNRAKIEKSKRIMELAKELGTDIVTTHIGIVRSDHTSEIYETMHIACEELSRYAHEMNSYFAIETGPEPAACLKTFLDGLGSKGVSVNFDPANMVMVTGDDPVQGVHTLKDYIVHTHAKDGLKLADIDPRDVYGQYGYEAPALDHEKMAEMAETGSAFREVPLGAGSVDWNNYLQALNDIGYTGFLTIEREVGTNPEEDIRQAVNFLKAFRV; encoded by the coding sequence ATGGTTAAACCAATTATCACTAACAAAATCGGCGTTATCGTAGACAGTTTTCAGGTCGGAGTAAAAGAGGGGTTGCGCAAGGCAAAAGAAGCAGGGGCTGATGGAGTTCAGATTTATGCGGTACAAGGTGAATTTGATCCCGCTAACCTTTCTCCTTCAGCCCGCCGTGAATGGAAGGAATACATCGCTTCACTGGGTCTCGAAATCTCTGCCCTCGTTGGAGATTTAGGCGGACATGGATTTCAGGACCCTGCACAGAACCGTGCCAAAATCGAAAAGTCCAAACGCATTATGGAGCTGGCCAAGGAGCTAGGTACAGATATCGTAACTACACATATCGGTATTGTTCGCTCTGACCACACCAGTGAAATTTATGAAACCATGCACATCGCCTGTGAGGAACTAAGCAGATACGCGCATGAGATGAATTCTTACTTTGCGATTGAGACTGGGCCAGAACCCGCTGCGTGTCTGAAGACGTTCCTCGACGGTTTGGGTTCCAAAGGGGTTTCTGTTAATTTTGACCCGGCCAACATGGTGATGGTGACTGGTGATGATCCCGTGCAAGGTGTTCATACACTAAAAGACTACATTGTACACACCCATGCTAAAGATGGTCTCAAACTTGCCGATATCGATCCACGCGATGTTTACGGTCAATATGGTTATGAAGCACCCGCATTAGACCATGAGAAGATGGCTGAAATGGCCGAGACCGGCTCGGCGTTCCGTGAAGTTCCACTTGGAGCAGGTTCTGTCGACTGGAACAATTATCTGCAAGCGCTGAACGACATCGGTTATACAGGTTTCCTGACCATAGAACGGGAAGTTGGCACTAATCCAGAGGAAGATATCCGCCAGGCTGTGAATTTTTTAAAGGCTTTTCGGGTCTGA
- a CDS encoding GNAT family N-acetyltransferase, which produces MSQKIIIREAENNDRDAIAEVILDAYHQYSEIMPEPLWLAYRKSLLESVHGDAPIMRIIAEIDKKIIGSALLFSSSETAYGKPELGIHSPILRLLAVSPSARGLGVATHLIHEAARRSRELGATTLNLHTSEMMASAIKLYYRLGFKRAYETDLMNGETLVQGFQLDLLTSVRTTAG; this is translated from the coding sequence ATGTCACAAAAGATTATTATCCGTGAAGCTGAGAATAATGACCGTGATGCCATCGCTGAAGTGATACTGGACGCTTACCACCAATACTCGGAAATTATGCCCGAGCCGTTGTGGCTAGCGTACCGGAAATCACTTCTTGAATCTGTCCATGGCGATGCCCCGATTATGCGGATCATCGCTGAAATCGACAAGAAAATCATTGGTAGCGCACTCTTGTTTAGCTCCTCGGAAACGGCTTACGGTAAACCAGAGTTAGGCATTCACTCCCCTATCCTACGCCTGCTTGCCGTATCCCCATCCGCTCGCGGCCTCGGTGTTGCAACCCATCTAATTCACGAAGCTGCTAGGAGATCTCGTGAGTTAGGAGCCACCACTTTAAATCTGCATACCTCAGAAATGATGGCTTCAGCAATCAAGCTCTACTATCGCTTAGGCTTCAAACGGGCGTATGAGACCGATCTTATGAACGGGGAAACCCTGGTACAGGGTTTCCAACTAGACCTACTAACCTCAGTCCGTACAACAGCAGGATAA
- a CDS encoding LysR family transcriptional regulator — translation MNIENIEAFVYINHYGSFNKAAEVLYISQPTVTARIQSLERELDCRVFDRLGKQISLTDKGKQFLPYAQQILQIYQNGKYQVQAKGLIPNELRIGSTVSVSNYLMPHLMLHLKRRYPHITIKLTTASTEVLIDKLKSKELDLAFIRKVVNPAIQAFPFCEDPISLYVEKGHRLAKAQRTSLEDIRQETLVFFECGSLDWMRLHRVFESMEQPPKIEYQVDNLETAKKLVLKKAGICFLPALSVQEEVAAGTLVRVDIAETEGISLRTSLISLNGENAEFIETLLELGIGKTGDRLIV, via the coding sequence ATGAACATTGAAAATATTGAGGCTTTTGTCTACATTAACCATTATGGAAGCTTCAATAAAGCGGCCGAAGTCCTATATATCTCTCAGCCGACAGTTACGGCACGGATTCAATCGCTCGAAAGGGAATTGGATTGCAGAGTGTTTGATCGGTTAGGTAAGCAGATTAGCCTAACGGATAAAGGTAAGCAATTTCTTCCCTATGCCCAGCAGATTCTCCAGATCTATCAGAACGGTAAATATCAGGTTCAGGCCAAGGGGCTTATTCCAAATGAACTGAGGATCGGCAGTACTGTCTCGGTATCCAATTATTTAATGCCGCATCTGATGCTTCATTTGAAGCGCAGGTATCCGCATATCACGATCAAGCTGACGACAGCTTCTACGGAAGTATTGATTGATAAGCTGAAATCGAAAGAGCTAGATCTGGCTTTTATCCGTAAGGTCGTAAATCCAGCCATTCAAGCCTTTCCTTTCTGCGAAGACCCCATTTCGCTGTATGTAGAGAAGGGGCATCGCTTAGCTAAGGCACAACGTACATCGCTGGAAGATATTCGCCAGGAGACGTTAGTCTTTTTTGAATGCGGGTCTTTGGATTGGATGCGACTGCATCGTGTATTTGAGAGCATGGAACAGCCACCGAAAATTGAATATCAGGTGGATAACCTGGAGACAGCCAAGAAGCTGGTGTTGAAAAAAGCAGGTATCTGTTTCCTTCCGGCACTTAGTGTGCAAGAGGAAGTAGCAGCTGGGACGTTAGTACGGGTAGATATTGCGGAGACGGAAGGCATCTCCTTACGTACCAGCCTGATTTCACTAAATGGGGAGAACGCTGAATTCATAGAAACTCTACTTGAACTCGGGATTGGTAAAACGGGAGATCGACTAATTGTATAG
- a CDS encoding GNAT family N-acetyltransferase: MSETYRLAELQDAEILLEVTYRAYELIRELGLHWPAATADLALIEDNIATNECYVLEVDGTIVATITLSKEEEIKKISPLPFIKWFAAHPDYSNRGYGGKLLDWVEEHIIAGQLGSAAVTLATAKMHPWLVQMYERRGYERFLELDQQNGDGIMFLMKKTLIDKPQIIQRG; encoded by the coding sequence ATGAGTGAGACATACAGACTGGCAGAACTGCAAGATGCGGAGATTTTGCTTGAGGTTACATATCGTGCGTATGAGCTGATTCGTGAGCTCGGGCTGCATTGGCCGGCGGCTACAGCTGACTTGGCACTTATTGAAGACAATATTGCTACGAATGAGTGTTATGTGCTTGAAGTTGATGGAACGATAGTTGCGACGATAACACTTTCAAAAGAAGAAGAGATTAAGAAGATTAGCCCACTGCCTTTTATTAAATGGTTTGCTGCTCATCCGGATTACAGTAACAGAGGTTATGGTGGAAAGCTTCTAGATTGGGTGGAAGAGCACATTATTGCTGGACAATTGGGTTCGGCTGCGGTCACGCTGGCAACGGCGAAGATGCACCCATGGTTAGTTCAAATGTATGAACGCCGGGGGTATGAACGGTTTCTGGAACTGGATCAGCAGAATGGTGACGGCATTATGTTTCTGATGAAAAAAACACTTATAGATAAACCACAAATCATTCAAAGGGGATAG
- a CDS encoding transporter substrate-binding domain-containing protein, with protein MKKSISLVIASLLTLAIAGCGNNSTNSSQNGNAAEASATANSSTKVTKIIVGTGTAFPKVCFIDENGKLTGFDVELLKEIDKQLPEYEFEFQTMDFSNLLLSLETKKIDLVAHVMEKNPERELKYSFNKEAYAHWRNRIVVAKDNDSIQSLDDLKGKKVLVGATSAQAQILENYNKEHDNAINIVYQNGAANDTVAQISTGRVDATLAADFVLPIIDPQSQLKATGDELSSADILYVFRKDDADSQKLSDAIDSAIKELKTDGTLGKLSTEWLGADVTADSVK; from the coding sequence ATGAAAAAGTCCATTTCATTAGTAATTGCATCGTTATTGACACTGGCGATAGCAGGTTGCGGAAATAACAGCACGAACAGTAGTCAGAATGGAAATGCAGCCGAAGCTTCGGCAACGGCAAATAGTTCGACAAAGGTAACTAAGATCATCGTAGGTACGGGTACTGCTTTTCCGAAGGTCTGCTTCATAGATGAGAACGGCAAGCTTACAGGCTTCGATGTGGAACTGCTCAAAGAAATCGATAAGCAGCTGCCTGAATATGAATTCGAGTTTCAAACCATGGATTTCAGCAATTTACTGCTGAGTTTGGAAACTAAAAAAATCGACCTGGTTGCCCATGTCATGGAGAAAAATCCGGAGCGGGAGTTGAAATATTCTTTTAACAAAGAAGCCTATGCCCATTGGAGAAACCGCATCGTAGTGGCGAAGGATAATGACTCGATCCAATCACTGGATGATCTTAAAGGGAAAAAGGTATTAGTCGGTGCGACAAGCGCACAAGCGCAAATTCTGGAGAACTACAATAAAGAGCACGACAATGCGATTAATATCGTGTATCAGAACGGTGCAGCGAATGATACCGTCGCACAGATTAGTACTGGGCGTGTGGACGCTACGCTGGCTGCAGATTTTGTCCTGCCGATCATTGATCCGCAGAGTCAGCTAAAAGCTACGGGCGACGAGCTGTCCTCCGCGGACATTCTCTATGTTTTCCGTAAGGATGATGCCGATTCACAAAAGCTGTCAGATGCGATTGACAGTGCGATTAAAGAGCTGAAGACGGACGGAACACTGGGTAAGCTGAGCACGGAATGGCTGGGTGCGGATGTTACAGCGGATTCGGTTAAATGA